Proteins encoded by one window of Chaetodon trifascialis isolate fChaTrf1 chromosome 15, fChaTrf1.hap1, whole genome shotgun sequence:
- the LOC139344133 gene encoding integrin alpha-3-like isoform X1, protein MATGVCVLLSAWVGVYAALNLDTSFPLLKTGGEGSLFGLSVALHQDLKTDSYLLLVGAPREKAEPNVPANRTGGVYSCPITADQSDCSRMMLIDPDLNLSEDLVEDMWLGVSVASQGRPGGRVLACGHRFVKLYGAFKLRHMIGRCYLRGNDLQFNDTDMHWQNLDQPCSHLGDVSSEVMCNMGISAAITQTEVIVGTPGSHEWQGNVHVSWMNPDVLFDTQRSSLPNLQRRNIYIGYSVTQARRLLSQDDETIVTGAPKDSKEDARGSVLLASKQSDQLLIRQTLRGEQMGSYFGNAVATADLNNDGWNDLLVGAPFYFHRQQEAGGAVYVYMNAGGSFDSQPSVVLRGPAGSAFGMSVTAAGDLDQDGFQDFAVGAPFHDTGSVMIWTGSSEGVSTEPSQVIRGSRISPGFRTFGYSLSGGLDVDGNKYPDLLVGSLDNTVALLRTRPVIHLNKTLRVSPDIVDPNSCDFCIQVEACFSFIFSTREKSERDNVTVHFTVTADITSLKSRLRFRDNGQSAYSGYLSMPKKQCETLKVGLLSPIRDKVEPLVFSMNFSLYEKPPKKRNSVQDLKRLPVLSQTPQPIRTQIHIQKACGSDNRCHSNLQMTAQFTDENQKPFPMQKDRQVLYYNSSINRLFLDLNVSNTPSPGRPAEDAHNAVVNISIPPLLIYSGVRTKGDVQAMVECSVVDAVLLCELGNPFKSNQKVQVLIIFQPSEISLDSREIQSVLQLSTLSEQSDLFPVNVSMLVEYSLQASLTLINPPGPASFSGHVIGESAMKRTEDVGSLLLFTFQVLIKGKPLGRLGNLQVVFDWPREVSNGKWLLYLTEIEMNGPSEPLCAPPGNIINPLNLTLSKVEEKKKKKKKRSLEEEVKEKREEQREKTLPVLHLQGQKKKSYILDCANGANCVTFVCPLVNMNNSATLTVRARLWNSTLIEDYGDARSVLVRGRATLKLQTNKPTVNMESHSTEIEVYIYPDLGQQVNSIAPLWIIVVSVLAGVLLLALICLLLWKCGFFRRASTRELYQAKTQKAHMKSQPSESQRLDEEL, encoded by the exons ATGgcgacaggtgtgtgtgtgttactgagtGCGTGGGTCGGTGTGTACGCAGCGTTGAACCTCGACACATCGTTCCCGCTGCTGAAGACAGGTGGAGAGGGAAGTCTGTTCGgactgtctgtcgctctgcaCCAAGACCTGAAGACAGACAGTTACCT GCTATTGGTTGGAGCACCCAGGGAGAAGGCGGAGCCTAATGTTCCAGCCAATCGAACGGGAGGAGTGTACAGCTGCCCGATCACAGCTGAccagtcagactgcagcaggATGATGCTCATCGATCCAG ACCTGAACCTGTCCGAGGACCTGGTTGAGGACATGTGGTTGGGCGTCTCAGTAGCCAGTCAGGGCCGACCTGGGGGGAGGGTCCTG GCGTGCGGCCATCGCTTCGTTAAACTCTACGGAGCATTCAAACTCAGACACATGATTGGCCGCTGTTATCTCCGTGGAAACGACCTGCAGTTCAATGACACAGACATGCACTGGCAGAACCTCGACCAGCCCTGCAG tcaCCTGGGTGATGTCAGCAGTGAGGTCATGTGTAACATGGGGATTTCTGCCGCCATCACTCAGACTGAAGTTATTGTCGGCACACCGGGAAGCCACGAATGGCAAG GTAACGTCCACGTCTCCTGGATGAATCCAGACGTGCTCTTTGACACCCAGAGGAGCTCCCTCCCCAACCTGCAGCGCAGAAACATTTATATag gATATTCGGTCACTCAGGCTCGTCGTCTTCTCTCTCAGGATGATGAAACCATAGTAACAG GAGCTCCTAAGGACAGTAAAGAAGATGCTCGTGGCTCTGTGCTGTTGGCGAGCAAACAGTCTGATCAGCTGCTGATTCGTCAAACTCTGCGCGGTGAACAGATGGGCTCGTACTTTGGTAACGCTGTGGCGACCGCCGACCTCAACAACGACGG gtggaACGACCTGCTGGTGGGCGCTCCTTTTTACTTCCATCGTCAGCAGGAGGCGGGCGGGGCTGTTTATGTCTACATGAATGCTGGAGGTTCGTTTGATTCTCAGCCCAGTGTGGTGCTGAGAGGACCAGCCGGATCAGCCTTCGGTATGTCTGTTACTGCTGCCGGAGACCTCGATCAGGATGGCTTCCAGG ACTTTGCAGTCGGAGCTCCTTTCCATGACACAGGAAGTGTGATGATCTGGACCGGGAGCAGCGAGGGGGTCTCTACAGAACCGAGCCAG gtgatCCGGGGAAGCAGGATCTCTCCTGGGTTCAGGACTTTCGGGTACTCTCTGTCTGGAGGTCTGGATGTTGATGGGAACAAATATCCGGACCTGCTGGTCGGCTCCCTGGACAACACCGTTGCTCTGCTCAG GACTCGTCCAGTCATTCACCTCAATAAAACGCTCAGAGTTTCTCCGGACATCGTCGACCCAAACAGTTGTGACTTCTG taTTCAGGTGGAGGCGTGTTTCTCCTTCATCTTCAGCACCAGAGAGAAAAGCGAAAGGGACAACGTCA ccGTCCACTTCACTGTGACCGCTGACATCACCAGCCTCAAGTCCCGCCTCCGTTTCCGTGACAACGGGCAGAGCGCGTACTCTGGTTACCTATCGATGCCGAAAAAACAGTGTGAAACTCTGAAAGTCGGACTGCTG AGTCCAATCCGAGACAAAGTGGAACCTCTGGTGTTCTCCATGAACTTCTCTCTGTATGAGAAGCCTCCCAAGAAAAGAAACTCTGTCCAGGACCTGAAACGTCTCCCTGTGCTGAGCCAGACACCCCAACCCATCAGAACCCAG ATCCACATCCAGAAGGCCTGTGGTTCTGATAACCGCTGCCATAGTAACCTGCAGATGACAGCCCAGTTCACAGATGAGAACCAGAAACCCTTCCCCAT gcagaaggacagacaggtgtTGTACTACAATAGCAGCATTAACCGATTGTTTCTGGACCTTAACGTCAGCAACACACCATCACCGGGCCGACCAGCAGAGGACGCTCATAACGCTGTTGTGAACATTAGCATCCCACCGCTGCTCATATACTCTGGAGTCCGAACGAAG ggtgACGTCCAGGCGATGGTGGAATGTTCTGTTGTGGACGCCGTTCTTCTCTGTGAGCTGGGGAACCCTTTCAAAAGCAACCAAAAG GTTCAGGTGTTGATCATATTTCAGCCATCTGAGATCAGtttggacagcagagagatTCAGTCTGTGTTGCAGCTGTCCAC gcTCAGTGAGCAGTCAGATCTGTTTCCTGTCAATGTCTCCATGTTGGTGGAGTATTCACTGCAGGCATCTCTCACTCT AATCAATCCACCAGGCCCCGCCTCCTTCAGCGGTCATGTGATTGGTGAATCAGCCatgaagaggacagaggatgTCGGCAGTCTGCTGCTCTTCACCTTCCAG GTGCTCATCAAAGGGAAGCCGCTAGGTCGCCTAGGCAACCTACAGGTCGTGTTTGATTGGCCGAGGGAGGTCTCCAATGGCAAATGGCTGCTGTACCTTACAGAGATCGAAATGAACGGCCCATCAGAGCCACTTTGTGCTCCGCCCGGCAACATCATCAACCCCCTCAACCTCACG CTGTCcaaggtggaggagaagaagaagaagaagaagaagaggagtctggaggaggaggtgaaggagaagagggaggaacagagagaaaaaactcTACCTGTCCTGCACCTGCAGGGACAAAAGAAGAAGTCCTACATTCTG gactGTGCGAACGGGGCCAACTGTGTGACGTTCGTATGTCCGCTGGTCAACATGAACAACTCAGCAACTCTGACGGTCAGAGCCAGACTGTGGAACTCCACCCTGATCGAG GACTACGGCGATGCAAGAAGTGTGTTGGTTCGAGGCCGGGCAACGCTGAAGCTGCAGACTAACAAACCGACCGTCAACATGGagtctcacagcacagag ATTGAGGTCTACATTTATCCTGACCTGGGGCAGCAGGTGAACTCCATCGCCCCCCTGTGGATCATCGTGGTCTCTGTGCTGGCTGGCGTCTTACTGCTGGCTCTGATCTGCCTGCTGCTCTGGAAG TGTGGTTTCTTCAGGAGAGCCAGCACCAGAGAACTGTACCAGGCAAAGACCCAGAAAGCCCACATGAAGAGCCAGCCGTCTGAGAGCCAGAGGCTGGACGAAGAACTCTGA
- the LOC139344133 gene encoding integrin alpha-3-like isoform X2, whose amino-acid sequence MATGVCVLLSAWVGVYAALNLDTSFPLLKTGGEGSLFGLSVALHQDLKTDSYLLLVGAPREKAEPNVPANRTGGVYSCPITADQSDCSRMMLIDPDLNLSEDLVEDMWLGVSVASQGRPGGRVLACGHRFVKLYGAFKLRHMIGRCYLRGNDLQFNDTDMHWQNLDQPCSHLGDVSSEVMCNMGISAAITQTEVIVGTPGSHEWQGNVHVSWMNPDVLFDTQRSSLPNLQRRNIYIGYSVTQARRLLSQDDETIVTGAPKDSKEDARGSVLLASKQSDQLLIRQTLRGEQMGSYFGNAVATADLNNDGWNDLLVGAPFYFHRQQEAGGAVYVYMNAGGSFDSQPSVVLRGPAGSAFGMSVTAAGDLDQDGFQDFAVGAPFHDTGSVMIWTGSSEGVSTEPSQVIRGSRISPGFRTFGYSLSGGLDVDGNKYPDLLVGSLDNTVALLRTRPVIHLNKTLRVSPDIVDPNSCDFCIQVEACFSFIFSTREKSERDNVTVHFTVTADITSLKSRLRFRDNGQSAYSGYLSMPKKQCETLKVGLLSPIRDKVEPLVFSMNFSLYEKPPKKRNSVQDLKRLPVLSQTPQPIRTQIHIQKACGSDNRCHSNLQMTAQFTDENQKPFPMQKDRQVLYYNSSINRLFLDLNVSNTPSPGRPAEDAHNAVVNISIPPLLIYSGVRTKGDVQAMVECSVVDAVLLCELGNPFKSNQKVQVLIIFQPSEISLDSREIQSVLQLSTLSEQSDLFPVNVSMLVEYSLQASLTLINPPGPASFSGHVIGESAMKRTEDVGSLLLFTFQVLIKGKPLGRLGNLQVVFDWPREVSNGKWLLYLTEIEMNGPSEPLCAPPGNIINPLNLTVEEKKKKKKKRSLEEEVKEKREEQREKTLPVLHLQGQKKKSYILDCANGANCVTFVCPLVNMNNSATLTVRARLWNSTLIEDYGDARSVLVRGRATLKLQTNKPTVNMESHSTEIEVYIYPDLGQQVNSIAPLWIIVVSVLAGVLLLALICLLLWKCGFFRRASTRELYQAKTQKAHMKSQPSESQRLDEEL is encoded by the exons ATGgcgacaggtgtgtgtgtgttactgagtGCGTGGGTCGGTGTGTACGCAGCGTTGAACCTCGACACATCGTTCCCGCTGCTGAAGACAGGTGGAGAGGGAAGTCTGTTCGgactgtctgtcgctctgcaCCAAGACCTGAAGACAGACAGTTACCT GCTATTGGTTGGAGCACCCAGGGAGAAGGCGGAGCCTAATGTTCCAGCCAATCGAACGGGAGGAGTGTACAGCTGCCCGATCACAGCTGAccagtcagactgcagcaggATGATGCTCATCGATCCAG ACCTGAACCTGTCCGAGGACCTGGTTGAGGACATGTGGTTGGGCGTCTCAGTAGCCAGTCAGGGCCGACCTGGGGGGAGGGTCCTG GCGTGCGGCCATCGCTTCGTTAAACTCTACGGAGCATTCAAACTCAGACACATGATTGGCCGCTGTTATCTCCGTGGAAACGACCTGCAGTTCAATGACACAGACATGCACTGGCAGAACCTCGACCAGCCCTGCAG tcaCCTGGGTGATGTCAGCAGTGAGGTCATGTGTAACATGGGGATTTCTGCCGCCATCACTCAGACTGAAGTTATTGTCGGCACACCGGGAAGCCACGAATGGCAAG GTAACGTCCACGTCTCCTGGATGAATCCAGACGTGCTCTTTGACACCCAGAGGAGCTCCCTCCCCAACCTGCAGCGCAGAAACATTTATATag gATATTCGGTCACTCAGGCTCGTCGTCTTCTCTCTCAGGATGATGAAACCATAGTAACAG GAGCTCCTAAGGACAGTAAAGAAGATGCTCGTGGCTCTGTGCTGTTGGCGAGCAAACAGTCTGATCAGCTGCTGATTCGTCAAACTCTGCGCGGTGAACAGATGGGCTCGTACTTTGGTAACGCTGTGGCGACCGCCGACCTCAACAACGACGG gtggaACGACCTGCTGGTGGGCGCTCCTTTTTACTTCCATCGTCAGCAGGAGGCGGGCGGGGCTGTTTATGTCTACATGAATGCTGGAGGTTCGTTTGATTCTCAGCCCAGTGTGGTGCTGAGAGGACCAGCCGGATCAGCCTTCGGTATGTCTGTTACTGCTGCCGGAGACCTCGATCAGGATGGCTTCCAGG ACTTTGCAGTCGGAGCTCCTTTCCATGACACAGGAAGTGTGATGATCTGGACCGGGAGCAGCGAGGGGGTCTCTACAGAACCGAGCCAG gtgatCCGGGGAAGCAGGATCTCTCCTGGGTTCAGGACTTTCGGGTACTCTCTGTCTGGAGGTCTGGATGTTGATGGGAACAAATATCCGGACCTGCTGGTCGGCTCCCTGGACAACACCGTTGCTCTGCTCAG GACTCGTCCAGTCATTCACCTCAATAAAACGCTCAGAGTTTCTCCGGACATCGTCGACCCAAACAGTTGTGACTTCTG taTTCAGGTGGAGGCGTGTTTCTCCTTCATCTTCAGCACCAGAGAGAAAAGCGAAAGGGACAACGTCA ccGTCCACTTCACTGTGACCGCTGACATCACCAGCCTCAAGTCCCGCCTCCGTTTCCGTGACAACGGGCAGAGCGCGTACTCTGGTTACCTATCGATGCCGAAAAAACAGTGTGAAACTCTGAAAGTCGGACTGCTG AGTCCAATCCGAGACAAAGTGGAACCTCTGGTGTTCTCCATGAACTTCTCTCTGTATGAGAAGCCTCCCAAGAAAAGAAACTCTGTCCAGGACCTGAAACGTCTCCCTGTGCTGAGCCAGACACCCCAACCCATCAGAACCCAG ATCCACATCCAGAAGGCCTGTGGTTCTGATAACCGCTGCCATAGTAACCTGCAGATGACAGCCCAGTTCACAGATGAGAACCAGAAACCCTTCCCCAT gcagaaggacagacaggtgtTGTACTACAATAGCAGCATTAACCGATTGTTTCTGGACCTTAACGTCAGCAACACACCATCACCGGGCCGACCAGCAGAGGACGCTCATAACGCTGTTGTGAACATTAGCATCCCACCGCTGCTCATATACTCTGGAGTCCGAACGAAG ggtgACGTCCAGGCGATGGTGGAATGTTCTGTTGTGGACGCCGTTCTTCTCTGTGAGCTGGGGAACCCTTTCAAAAGCAACCAAAAG GTTCAGGTGTTGATCATATTTCAGCCATCTGAGATCAGtttggacagcagagagatTCAGTCTGTGTTGCAGCTGTCCAC gcTCAGTGAGCAGTCAGATCTGTTTCCTGTCAATGTCTCCATGTTGGTGGAGTATTCACTGCAGGCATCTCTCACTCT AATCAATCCACCAGGCCCCGCCTCCTTCAGCGGTCATGTGATTGGTGAATCAGCCatgaagaggacagaggatgTCGGCAGTCTGCTGCTCTTCACCTTCCAG GTGCTCATCAAAGGGAAGCCGCTAGGTCGCCTAGGCAACCTACAGGTCGTGTTTGATTGGCCGAGGGAGGTCTCCAATGGCAAATGGCTGCTGTACCTTACAGAGATCGAAATGAACGGCCCATCAGAGCCACTTTGTGCTCCGCCCGGCAACATCATCAACCCCCTCAACCTCACG gtggaggagaagaagaagaagaagaagaagaggagtctggaggaggaggtgaaggagaagagggaggaacagagagaaaaaactcTACCTGTCCTGCACCTGCAGGGACAAAAGAAGAAGTCCTACATTCTG gactGTGCGAACGGGGCCAACTGTGTGACGTTCGTATGTCCGCTGGTCAACATGAACAACTCAGCAACTCTGACGGTCAGAGCCAGACTGTGGAACTCCACCCTGATCGAG GACTACGGCGATGCAAGAAGTGTGTTGGTTCGAGGCCGGGCAACGCTGAAGCTGCAGACTAACAAACCGACCGTCAACATGGagtctcacagcacagag ATTGAGGTCTACATTTATCCTGACCTGGGGCAGCAGGTGAACTCCATCGCCCCCCTGTGGATCATCGTGGTCTCTGTGCTGGCTGGCGTCTTACTGCTGGCTCTGATCTGCCTGCTGCTCTGGAAG TGTGGTTTCTTCAGGAGAGCCAGCACCAGAGAACTGTACCAGGCAAAGACCCAGAAAGCCCACATGAAGAGCCAGCCGTCTGAGAGCCAGAGGCTGGACGAAGAACTCTGA
- the LOC139343813 gene encoding globoside alpha-1,3-N-acetylgalactosaminyltransferase 1-like, producing MDLLTVKVLTVLLLSALLLGVLYSYISQTHRFVSFQLQDVIADTRSAEVHPDSHGLHLVAPEHVRYKQPSIMQGRTDVVSVTPWLAPIVWEGTFNPVLLDSIYKPQNISIAATVFAVGKYIMFLKNFLETAEQHFFVGFKVHIYVFTDRPKEVPQVKMAADRQLTVRSVPSSNRWQEISARRMELIQTLIEQTAHSDADYIFCLDVDSQFHGRWGTESLGGLVAVIHPGYYRDDRSRFPYERRPQSRAYVAPGEGDFYYCGGAFGGLMQEVHLLAKTCRFNFEADAKENIEAAWQEESHLNRYMWLNKPSKVLSPEYLWQDFKSRNPEIHIIRFSGVVKNYAEIRPNA from the exons ATGGACCTGCTGACCGTCAAAGTGCTGACGGTGCTCCTGCTGTCCGCTCTGCTGCTGGG AGTGCTGTACAGCTACATCTCCCAGACCCACAG gttCGTGTCCTTCCAGCTTCAGGATGTAATAGCTGACACCAG atCTGCTGAAGTCCATCCTGACAGTCATGGGCTCCACCTGGTGGCTCCTGAGCA tgtgcgGTACAAACAGCCCAGCATCATGCAGGG TCGTACCGATGTGGTGTCGGTGACACCCTGGTTGGCTCCTATCGTCTGGGAGGGAACCTTTAACCCGGTTCTACTGGACAGCATCTACAAACCACAGAACATCAGCATCGCAGCTACTGTGTTCGCGGTTGGAAA GTACATCATGTTCCTGAAAAACTTCCTCGAGACTGCAGAGCAGCACTTCTTTGTTGGTTTCAAGGTGCACATATATGTGTTCACTGACCGACCAAAGGAGGTGCCCCAAGTCAAAATGGCCGCcgacagacag CTGACGGTGCGTTCGGTGCCCAGCTCGAACCGCTGGCAGGAGATCTCTGCTCGGAGGATGGAGCTCATCCAGACGCTGATAGAGCAGACGGCTCACAGCGACGCTGACTACATCTTCTGTCTGGACGTGGACTCTCAGTTCCACGGCCGCTGGGGGACCGAGTCGCTGGGCGGACTGGTCGCTGTGATACATCCAG GTTACTACAGAGACGACCGCAGCAGGTTCCCCTACGAGCGAAGGCCCCAGTCCAGAGCCTACGTGGCTCCTGGCGAAGGCGACTTCTACTACTGTGGGGGAGCGTTTGGAGGCCTCATGCAGGAAGTGCACCTGCTCGCCAAAACCTGTCGCTTCAACTTCGAGGCTGATGCCAAGGAAAACATCGAAGCTGCCTGGCAGGAGGAGAGTCACCTGAACAG GTACATGTGGCTTAACAAACCCAGCAAGGTGCTATCACCTGAGTACCTGTGGCAGGACTTCAAATCCAGAAATCCTGAGATTCACATCATCAGATTCTCTGGAGTTGTGAAGAACTACGCTGAGATCCGACCCAATGCCTGA